One Cryptomeria japonica chromosome 9, Sugi_1.0, whole genome shotgun sequence genomic window carries:
- the LOC131054861 gene encoding uncharacterized protein LOC131054861 — translation MMKMEASTNFVKQVWSVVRGVVKTKSTALKDRATDVMKSKLVALGLVKNKKIFKAICHKMNVLFHAEKEENNDNMALAVCAPSAAEAKYEPAELDYLSHTLFESPRNSISSMLDGRLSTCTDLVELEDEIDDLADIFIKRFHAQMRFQKQSSFKRYQEMLNRGV, via the coding sequence ATGATGAAGATGGAGGCTTCTACAAATTTTGTCAAGCAAGTTTGGTCTGTAGTGAGAGGTGTTGTGAAAACCAAGTCTACTGCTCTGAAAGACAGAGCAACTGATGTAATGAAGTCAAAACTGGTTGCTCTTGGGCTTGTCAAGAACAAGAAGATATTCAAGGCGATTTGTCATAAGATGAATGTTTTGTTTCATGCTGAGAAGGAGGAGAACAATGATAATATGGCGCTTGCTGTTTGTGCTCCTTCTGCTGCTGAAGCAAAGTATGAGCCGGCTGAGCTTGATTATCTGTCACATACCCTGTTTGAGTCACCAAGAAACTCCATTTCTTCTATGCTTGATGGTCGGCTTTCTACCTGTACTGATTTGGTCGAGCTGGAAGATGAAATTGATGATCTGGCTGACATTTTTATCAAAAGATTTCATGCCCAGATGCGATTTCAGAAGCAGAGTTCTTTCAAGCGCTACCAGGAGATGCTCAACAGGGGTGTCTAA